From a region of the Paenibacillus segetis genome:
- a CDS encoding CoA-binding protein: MTFQNPTREEIKEILEHAGNIAVVGLSDKTDRTSYMVAGALQNNGYRIIPVNPTVTGKILNEQVYASLQDIPEPVDIVNVFRRSEQTPEVAKAAVEIGAKVLWLQQGILSDEANEIASKAGLTVIMDRCIKVEDSILIGKRS; encoded by the coding sequence ATGACATTCCAGAACCCAACAAGAGAAGAGATCAAGGAAATATTAGAACATGCCGGGAATATCGCCGTCGTGGGATTGTCAGATAAGACGGACCGAACCTCTTATATGGTGGCGGGGGCGCTTCAAAATAACGGTTATCGGATCATTCCCGTTAACCCGACTGTTACAGGAAAAATCCTAAATGAACAGGTATATGCCTCTTTACAGGACATTCCTGAACCTGTTGACATCGTAAATGTTTTTCGACGTAGCGAGCAGACACCAGAGGTAGCGAAAGCTGCGGTGGAGATTGGTGCGAAAGTATTATGGCTACAGCAGGGAATACTAAGTGATGAAGCGAATGAAATCGCCTCAAAGGCCGGACTGACGGTCATTATGGACCGATGTATCAAAGTAGAGGATAGTATCTTGATTGGCAAGAGAAGCTAA
- the aroA gene encoding 3-phosphoshikimate 1-carboxyvinyltransferase, with translation MDVIVKPTSELKGEIGALSSKNYTTRYLLVAALAEGTSTVYYPAHSEDSDAMRRCIRDLGAVLEEDDEKIVITGFGRHPKDVKELNVGNAGAVLRFLMAVTALCPEVTFVNSYPDSLGKRPHDDLITALGEMGVEVDHQEGRLPITIRGGEPRGGKIKVSGAVSSQYLSALLFLTPLLAEDSEIEVLDDLKSKVVIGQTLEVLEQAGIVIHASNDYMNFRVPGGQSYQAKSYTVQGDYPGSAAVLAAAAVTKSDVKIFRLAEKSKQGERAIVDVLQMMDVPLTHRDGTVHVQGNGRLRPVEFDGDAATDAVLAMVAAAVFADGTSRFYNVENLRYKECDRITDYLNELRKAGANVEERQAEIIVHGRPSGLEGGVEINAHYDHRVIMALTVVGLRCKKPLVIKDAHHVAKSYPQFFDHITALGAAVEWV, from the coding sequence ATGGACGTTATCGTTAAACCTACTTCTGAGCTTAAGGGTGAGATCGGAGCACTCTCATCCAAAAATTACACGACCCGTTACCTACTCGTCGCTGCTTTGGCTGAGGGGACAAGTACGGTATATTATCCTGCTCATAGTGAGGATAGCGATGCTATGCGCCGCTGCATTAGAGATCTTGGTGCTGTACTTGAAGAGGACGACGAGAAAATTGTTATAACCGGCTTTGGTCGACACCCTAAGGATGTAAAGGAATTGAATGTAGGCAACGCAGGAGCGGTGCTGCGTTTTCTTATGGCGGTTACAGCGTTATGCCCTGAAGTGACGTTTGTTAATTCATATCCTGATTCACTTGGAAAGCGTCCCCATGATGACTTAATTACAGCCCTTGGAGAAATGGGCGTGGAGGTTGACCATCAAGAGGGGAGATTGCCGATTACGATCCGAGGCGGAGAACCTCGTGGAGGTAAGATTAAAGTATCTGGAGCAGTAAGTTCTCAATATCTAAGCGCGTTGTTATTCCTTACCCCGCTACTTGCTGAGGACAGCGAAATCGAAGTGTTAGACGATTTGAAATCCAAGGTTGTTATTGGTCAGACCTTAGAAGTGTTAGAGCAAGCAGGAATTGTTATCCATGCAAGTAACGACTACATGAACTTCCGCGTACCTGGTGGACAGTCTTATCAAGCAAAGTCTTACACGGTTCAAGGTGATTATCCTGGTTCAGCGGCGGTTTTGGCTGCTGCAGCAGTGACGAAATCGGACGTCAAGATTTTCCGCTTAGCTGAGAAGAGTAAGCAAGGAGAGCGCGCGATTGTTGACGTTCTGCAAATGATGGATGTTCCGTTAACTCATCGTGATGGTACGGTCCATGTTCAAGGGAACGGCCGACTACGACCCGTTGAATTCGATGGCGATGCGGCGACAGATGCAGTATTAGCGATGGTAGCTGCTGCCGTGTTTGCAGATGGGACGTCTAGGTTCTATAACGTTGAGAACTTGCGATACAAAGAATGCGACCGTATAACTGACTATTTGAACGAGCTAAGAAAAGCCGGGGCAAATGTAGAAGAGCGGCAAGCTGAGATTATTGTACATGGTCGGCCTTCTGGTCTGGAGGGCGGTGTTGAAATTAATGCACATTATGATCATCGTGTAATTATGGCGCTGACAGTAGTTGGACTACGTTGTAAGAAACCTCTTGTCATTAAGGATGCTCATCATGTCGCTAAATCGTATCCCCAATTTTTTGATCACATTACAGCGCTTGGTGCAGCTGTAGAATGGGTATAA
- the gndA gene encoding NADP-dependent phosphogluconate dehydrogenase, translating to MSKQQIGVIGLAVMGKNLALNIESRGFTVSVFNRSPQKTHDLLENEAKGKNLVGTFTVEEFVNSLETPRKILIMVQAGAATDGTIEQLLPYLDQGDIIIDGGNAYFPDTQRRSKELEAKGFRFIGTGVSGGEEGALKGPAIMPGGQESAYQLVEPILTAISAKVNGDPCCTYIGPDGAGHYVKMVHNGIEYGDMQLIGEAYHLLKDVLGLDAKELHEIFTEWNKGELDSYLIEITADIFSQYDEETGKPMVDVILDAAGQKGTGKWTSQSALDLGVPLSMITESVFSRFLSAMKEERVAASKILSGPTATSFTGDKAEFIENVRKALFASKIVSYAQGFAQMRAASDEYGWDLKYGNISMIFRGGCIIRSQFLHNIKDAYDRDPELKNLLLDPYFKNIVETYQGAWRKVIAAAVEGGIPVPGFSSALSYYDSYRTERLPANLLQAQRDYFGAHTFKRVDKEGVFHHQWF from the coding sequence ATGTCAAAACAACAAATTGGTGTTATCGGCCTTGCCGTTATGGGCAAAAATTTGGCCCTAAATATTGAAAGCAGGGGTTTCACTGTATCGGTGTTCAATCGTTCGCCGCAAAAAACACATGACCTGCTAGAAAATGAAGCCAAAGGTAAGAATCTTGTAGGTACGTTCACAGTTGAAGAATTTGTGAATTCCTTGGAAACACCACGCAAAATTTTGATTATGGTACAAGCTGGTGCTGCAACCGATGGTACCATTGAGCAACTTCTTCCGTATTTGGATCAAGGCGATATCATTATCGACGGGGGTAATGCTTACTTCCCAGATACGCAACGCCGTAGTAAAGAGCTTGAAGCTAAAGGCTTCCGCTTCATCGGTACAGGAGTATCCGGCGGTGAAGAAGGTGCTTTGAAAGGCCCTGCAATCATGCCAGGTGGACAAGAAAGTGCTTATCAATTGGTTGAACCTATCCTTACAGCGATCTCTGCAAAAGTAAACGGCGATCCTTGCTGCACATATATCGGACCAGACGGTGCTGGCCATTATGTAAAAATGGTGCATAACGGCATCGAGTATGGAGACATGCAATTGATCGGCGAGGCTTACCACTTGTTGAAAGATGTACTTGGTTTGGATGCTAAAGAGTTACATGAAATTTTCACAGAGTGGAATAAAGGCGAACTGGACAGCTATCTGATCGAGATTACAGCTGATATCTTCTCACAATACGATGAAGAGACTGGTAAGCCGATGGTTGATGTTATTCTTGACGCTGCTGGACAAAAAGGAACTGGTAAATGGACAAGCCAAAGTGCACTGGATCTTGGTGTACCGTTGTCCATGATTACAGAATCTGTATTCTCCCGTTTCCTTTCCGCAATGAAAGAAGAACGTGTTGCAGCTAGCAAGATCCTTAGTGGTCCTACAGCAACTTCATTTACTGGGGATAAAGCAGAATTTATCGAGAACGTTCGTAAAGCGTTGTTCGCTAGTAAAATTGTTTCCTATGCTCAAGGTTTTGCACAAATGCGTGCGGCTTCCGACGAATATGGTTGGGATTTGAAATACGGAAATATCTCGATGATCTTCCGCGGTGGATGTATTATTCGTTCGCAGTTCTTGCATAACATCAAAGACGCATATGATCGTGATCCTGAACTCAAGAATTTGTTGCTTGATCCTTATTTCAAGAACATTGTTGAGACTTATCAAGGGGCATGGCGTAAAGTGATTGCAGCTGCGGTTGAAGGTGGAATTCCTGTTCCTGGTTTCTCCAGCGCTCTGTCTTACTACGACAGCTACCGTACAGAACGTCTACCGGCTAATCTGCTGCAAGCACAGCGCGATTACTTCGGTGCTCATACGTTTAAACGTGTGGACAAAGAAGGCGTATTCCATCACCAATGGTTCTAA
- a CDS encoding YktB family protein, with the protein MTFPGFSKQDFDCMTIPGLEPRMEAIIDQVRPKLTSLGSEISPYLSALCGEEMYPHVAKHARRTINPPNDTWIAWASNKRGYKALPHFQVGMFSTHLFIIFAVIYESPNKVTFADYLEKHTTKVQKLVPDHFYWSTDHLDPSGTLHKESDNQTLKTLAERLKTVKKSEIMCGLRVERDNPILQDGSGLISTIEETFATLLPLYKGSF; encoded by the coding sequence ATGACATTTCCCGGTTTTTCCAAACAGGATTTCGATTGTATGACCATACCTGGTCTTGAACCCCGGATGGAAGCGATCATAGATCAAGTACGTCCTAAACTGACCTCACTTGGAAGTGAGATATCCCCTTACTTGTCCGCACTTTGTGGGGAAGAAATGTACCCTCATGTAGCAAAACATGCTCGGCGTACAATAAATCCACCAAATGACACATGGATCGCTTGGGCTAGCAATAAACGTGGATACAAAGCGTTACCTCACTTTCAAGTTGGCATGTTTTCCACTCATTTATTCATCATATTTGCGGTTATTTATGAAAGCCCGAATAAAGTTACATTTGCCGATTATTTAGAGAAGCATACGACCAAGGTGCAGAAGTTAGTGCCAGATCATTTCTATTGGTCTACAGATCATTTAGATCCAAGCGGTACACTTCACAAAGAAAGTGACAACCAAACCTTGAAGACACTAGCAGAAAGACTCAAGACCGTGAAGAAATCAGAAATTATGTGCGGACTACGCGTGGAACGGGATAACCCTATCCTACAAGATGGCAGCGGGTTGATCTCTACAATTGAAGAAACCTTCGCCACTTTACTACCGCTATACAAGGGTTCTTTCTAA
- a CDS encoding MFS transporter, which produces MELTSSLVSRKLLTPTFICLWIIMFLVEFVKGALIVAILPVYMGEVLKLSAFAIGLSFSLQYIGDNVFRSPAGWLIERIGFRITIMLGLIITFGAVSIIALTQTMGFIVLGCALLGIGTAPLWPCVMIGISAVTKENKNFGTAMGVIQISCLGGTGAGPVIINFFVGDSYTRVFWILLGCLALVIIVAFFLPGKKIKQASNDVPLDINNKKIKGIRALKETWIKVRDNLDVSPLLYPALFLQSFAVGLLTPVITLFVRTELGMSPQAFSALLVTGGGITVLGLIPIGKLVDRFGTKWFLHAGFLLSSVSIGLFAVMRSVPMIWIVVILIGISYAFILPTWDTMISHMVPEGEKGTVWGLFLTIQGSGMVVGPIVSGKLWDLLGPPAPFLGSAIVMAVLFFIHLALTRRQHSLSEIKR; this is translated from the coding sequence ATGGAATTGACTTCCTCGCTAGTAAGTAGAAAACTGTTGACTCCGACCTTCATATGTTTGTGGATCATCATGTTTTTGGTGGAATTCGTAAAGGGGGCGCTGATCGTAGCCATCCTACCTGTCTATATGGGAGAGGTTCTAAAATTAAGCGCATTTGCAATTGGCTTGTCCTTTTCACTCCAATACATAGGGGACAATGTATTTCGTAGTCCTGCGGGATGGCTTATTGAACGTATTGGATTTCGGATCACCATTATGCTTGGCCTCATCATTACTTTTGGAGCTGTGAGTATTATTGCTTTAACGCAGACTATGGGATTTATTGTCCTGGGTTGTGCATTACTAGGGATAGGAACGGCACCACTGTGGCCTTGTGTAATGATCGGAATCTCTGCCGTCACTAAAGAAAATAAAAATTTTGGAACGGCTATGGGAGTCATTCAAATTTCATGTCTAGGTGGTACAGGAGCAGGACCAGTAATTATTAATTTCTTCGTAGGCGATTCATATACACGGGTGTTCTGGATTCTTCTCGGTTGTTTGGCCCTTGTTATCATCGTGGCATTTTTTCTTCCTGGCAAGAAGATTAAGCAAGCTTCGAATGATGTTCCACTCGATATTAACAATAAGAAAATAAAGGGAATTCGTGCCCTGAAGGAGACATGGATTAAAGTAAGAGACAACTTAGATGTTAGTCCACTCCTGTATCCGGCACTTTTTTTGCAATCTTTTGCTGTAGGCCTTTTAACGCCGGTTATTACACTTTTCGTACGCACGGAACTTGGAATGTCACCTCAAGCTTTTAGTGCCTTGCTGGTGACGGGGGGCGGGATTACTGTGCTGGGTCTTATACCTATCGGCAAACTGGTTGACCGATTTGGAACGAAGTGGTTTCTTCACGCTGGATTCTTATTAAGCTCTGTATCTATTGGTTTATTTGCGGTTATGCGCTCAGTGCCAATGATCTGGATTGTTGTCATATTAATCGGAATTAGTTACGCCTTTATTCTTCCAACCTGGGATACCATGATTTCGCATATGGTTCCGGAAGGCGAGAAAGGCACGGTTTGGGGATTGTTTCTGACCATTCAGGGGTCAGGGATGGTAGTGGGTCCTATCGTTTCAGGGAAGCTGTGGGATCTGTTAGGGCCGCCTGCCCCTTTTCTAGGGAGCGCTATTGTGATGGCTGTGCTGTTCTTCATCCACCTTGCGTTAACGAGAAGACAGCACAGCCTGTCCGAAATAAAGCGATAG
- a CDS encoding aminotransferase class I/II-fold pyridoxal phosphate-dependent enzyme: MDHQLTPLFTALKQHAASNPVQFHIPGHKKGLGADQEFHDFLGDNALSIDLINIAPLDDLHQPSGVIEEAQKLAADAFGADHTYFSVQGTSGAIMTMILSICSPGDKIIIPRNIHKSIMSAIIFAGAKPVFVSPTQDVNLGIDHGITTSSVRRALQRHPDAKAVLVINPTYFGVCANLKEIVDLAHSFHVPVLVDEAHGVHIHFHEDLPMSAMQAGADMAATSVHKLGGSMTQSSVLNLNTKNGFVNPQRVQTIISMLTTTSTSYLLLASLDTARRNLALHGRELANQVIELAQYTRSEINKIDGLYCFGSEILGSEATFAYDPTKVTIHVRHLAITGYETENWLRDHYNIEVELSDMYNILCIITPGDSKETVDTLLSALRELSALNYIENNANELIVKVPEIPQLSLIPRDAFYADTEVIPFKQSAGRIIAEFIYVYPPGIPILLPGEVISQDNIDYIIDHVEVGLPVKGPEDRYINQVKVIVEANPIF, encoded by the coding sequence ATGGACCATCAGCTCACCCCGTTATTTACCGCCCTCAAGCAGCATGCAGCTAGTAATCCCGTGCAATTTCATATTCCTGGACACAAAAAAGGTCTTGGTGCAGATCAAGAGTTTCATGATTTTTTGGGCGATAACGCTCTTTCTATCGATCTGATCAATATTGCACCACTAGATGACCTCCATCAGCCCTCAGGAGTGATTGAAGAGGCTCAGAAGCTCGCAGCGGATGCATTTGGTGCAGATCATACCTATTTCTCCGTTCAAGGCACAAGCGGAGCCATCATGACAATGATACTATCCATTTGTTCTCCCGGTGATAAAATTATTATCCCAAGAAATATTCATAAATCTATTATGTCTGCGATTATTTTTGCGGGTGCCAAACCTGTATTTGTGTCCCCAACGCAGGACGTCAATCTTGGCATCGACCATGGCATTACAACCTCCTCTGTAAGGAGAGCTTTGCAACGCCATCCGGATGCTAAAGCCGTATTAGTCATTAACCCAACTTATTTCGGAGTATGTGCCAATCTCAAAGAAATTGTTGATCTAGCACATAGTTTCCATGTCCCTGTCCTTGTTGACGAGGCTCACGGGGTGCATATTCATTTCCATGAAGATTTGCCTATGTCGGCGATGCAGGCCGGCGCTGATATGGCGGCCACCAGTGTACATAAATTAGGTGGTTCGATGACTCAAAGCTCAGTGCTCAACCTCAACACTAAAAACGGCTTTGTTAATCCACAACGGGTGCAGACCATCATCAGTATGTTAACGACAACATCAACTTCATATTTGCTCCTTGCATCACTCGATACCGCTCGTAGAAACCTCGCCCTTCATGGTCGGGAGCTCGCAAATCAGGTTATCGAGCTAGCACAATATACAAGAAGCGAAATTAATAAAATTGATGGCTTGTACTGTTTTGGCTCTGAAATACTAGGTAGCGAAGCCACCTTTGCTTATGATCCTACGAAAGTGACGATTCACGTCCGTCATTTGGCCATTACAGGGTACGAAACAGAGAATTGGCTAAGAGATCATTACAATATCGAAGTTGAACTTAGTGACATGTATAACATTCTCTGTATTATTACCCCAGGAGATTCCAAAGAAACTGTGGATACACTCCTATCAGCTTTGCGTGAACTATCCGCACTAAATTATATAGAGAATAACGCCAATGAACTTATTGTAAAAGTTCCAGAAATCCCGCAATTATCGCTCATTCCACGTGATGCCTTCTATGCTGATACTGAAGTGATTCCGTTCAAACAATCGGCAGGTCGAATCATTGCCGAATTCATTTATGTATACCCCCCAGGCATTCCGATCTTGCTACCTGGTGAGGTTATCTCTCAAGATAATATCGATTATATTATTGATCATGTTGAAGTTGGTCTACCTGTGAAGGGACCCGAAGATCGCTACATCAATCAGGTTAAGGTAATTGTCGAAGCTAATCCTATTTTCTAG
- a CDS encoding DUF1292 domain-containing protein → MSDHNHEHGEACGCGHDHDHEHEHEEFVLTLTDEQGNDVEMVLVETFDVAEKVYALLLERNNTEADGIILRLEEENEEMMLYNIEDEEEWRLVEEAYNELVSKQDEV, encoded by the coding sequence ATGAGCGATCACAATCACGAACACGGCGAAGCATGCGGCTGTGGACATGACCATGACCATGAGCACGAGCACGAAGAGTTTGTGTTGACGCTAACGGACGAACAAGGCAATGATGTGGAAATGGTTCTTGTCGAAACGTTTGACGTAGCTGAAAAGGTATATGCGCTTCTGCTTGAGCGGAATAACACGGAAGCGGACGGTATCATCCTTCGTCTGGAAGAAGAGAACGAAGAAATGATGCTTTACAATATCGAAGACGAAGAAGAGTGGCGTCTAGTGGAAGAAGCTTATAACGAGCTTGTTTCCAAACAGGACGAAGTGTAA
- a CDS encoding copper amine oxidase, protein MKWRRVGLLVFAFSLMGGSLLFADAATQKVKFLLNGSEVEDGGYVVDGKAYVAVRELQGIVEYNDTSKKVSYYKPNVHMFLFTSSDDKVFGDIEKTGKLKFYAFSQIDNLKTDISSVRISITAPDGTSKVIQTGDIKDQRDNFWFRTEDFTYDFKSAGKYTIGFYMKPSSGGEYVLVSEKGVNVLK, encoded by the coding sequence ATGAAATGGAGAAGAGTAGGGCTACTTGTATTTGCATTCTCACTAATGGGTGGTTCGTTGTTATTCGCTGATGCAGCAACTCAGAAGGTTAAATTTCTGCTGAACGGAAGTGAAGTGGAGGACGGCGGGTATGTGGTTGATGGTAAAGCCTATGTTGCTGTGCGTGAGCTTCAAGGTATTGTCGAATACAACGATACGTCCAAAAAAGTGAGTTACTATAAACCAAATGTTCATATGTTCTTGTTTACGAGCTCGGATGATAAGGTATTTGGAGATATTGAGAAAACAGGTAAGTTAAAATTTTACGCATTTTCGCAAATTGATAATCTAAAAACGGATATTTCCTCAGTTCGTATATCCATAACCGCTCCGGATGGTACCTCCAAAGTAATTCAAACAGGGGATATCAAAGATCAACGTGATAACTTTTGGTTCCGTACGGAAGATTTCACGTATGATTTTAAGTCCGCAGGTAAATATACGATTGGGTTTTATATGAAACCATCATCAGGTGGAGAATACGTTCTAGTCTCTGAAAAGGGTGTCAACGTACTTAAGTAA